CGATTCAAAGACTCATAAGGACACCAGCCAGTAGAACACTTAGTTACCTGGGTGTGCTATTTTTAAAAGTGGCATTTCCTCATTTGACGTTGCAGACCACAAGCTCAAGCAGCTTTCAcacggaggagggaggagagagcccAGGGTCGCCcaactcccctcctcctccacgtcctcttcctccccttctgAGGGGCGCAGGACCGTCCggcaccagcagggggcgccccTGGCCGGGACGGAGCTGCAGCAGTTGGACAACGGCAGCAACAGCCAGCTTGACGTGGAGGAGACGGTCCAGACACTGAGCACCAGACTgagggacagacggagggagctGGGGCTGCCCGACGACCTCAAGGTAACAAAAGTCCCCATGGAAAGGAATCGTTAGGTATTCGCAGAGTGGATACCGAATGTTATTCTAGTCTTCATTAGTTCTTGAGTGTCGCCATGGTGATGCAGGTCTAGCCGACCCCACTCTCCGGATCGACCTTGAAGGAGCAAAAATATTTATAGAAAGGCTTTATATCCTATTTCTTCAATCCAGAATCCATTAACCCGTTTTTTTGCAGTATTGGTGGGACTTCAATCACCCTGCTGTAAAAACACATTCTTTGTAGACAGTGAGGCCTACTTTAGTGAAACCAAAGCCTGTCTTATACAATGGTTCGAAAAAAGTCTGAAAGCACGGCAGACCTCGTGTGTGACCCGGAgtacattcctgtgtgtgtgtgtgtgtgtgtctccaggagaTGTCTCAGTCCCAGAGGTCTCTGGAGAAGACCGCTCTCCAGAAGTGCCTGCTCCACTACGAGAGCCTCCACGGTCGACCGGTGAGCCTTCATTGACCTGCTCACTATTCCACTGCTGTCACATGGACAGGGAACTCAATTTAATCAGCAAGTCGGTTAAGCCAGCAAtgcttttttgtgtttgtgcgtgtgtgtgtgtgtgtgtgtgtgtgtgtgtgtgtgtgtgtgtgtgtgtgtgtgtgtgtgtgtgtccagagtacCAGACAGGAGAGGATGCTGATGAGGCCGTTCTACGATCGCTACCGCCTCCTCAAACAGCTGCTGCTGGCGTCCTCCGCCAGCCCCGTCATCACCACCATAGTGAGGACCACGCCTGcaccaacgcacgcacacacaagtgcacacagacgcatgcacagactggcagacagacggacatgatgaacaatgaacaaattaaacaaaagGGTCAACTGTCGACTGTACAGAGCACACCCCACTGCAACTTAATGCCTGACCTCTCCTCCTTGTTGACATGATAATAGATAGTAGACATGATGTAGTCTTCCACTGTACGTTTCAATTGTCCTACATTTCAATTGAATCTCACCATATAAAAGCTTGGGTGGCTAGCGTACTCaatcctagtgtgtgtgtgtgtgtgtgtgtgtgtgtgtgcactcagcaggaggaggagggctctgACGAGGAGGGTTCGAGGCCCCCCGGGTGTTTGTCCTCCACTGGTTCTCTGCTGCTGAAACGTTCCCAGGACGTCCCCGAGGCCACCTTGGTGTCTCCTCTGGAGGAGGTCAGAGTGCTCCCGCCCCTGggcgtcaccatggcaaccctgCACGAagcctccaggtgtgtgtgtgtttgtgtgtgcatgtctgtgtgtatttgtgtgtgtgtgtgtgtgtgtgtctgtgtttgtgtgtgtaagataaATGGTTTGTTTTGCAGTTATTTTTGTTTCTATTTGGCTCAACCACAATGGCCCGAGGACGAGTTCAAGCTGAAATGGGATTAGAAAATAAGGCTATGGTTCTCATTTTCAGTTAATTTCAAGGCATTTAAGAGAATGAAACACACAGCTATTAAGTTATACTCATGTCTACAAGTGGTTGAAGCCATGCTGTTAGATGGTGCAGCCCTTGGTTATCTTTCAGTGCTTGTGTACCGAGTTCTCTGAGTGATTACGTATGTTTCTTGGCCCGTTTAAAGGTCTGAGCTGCTGGAACAGATGAGGAGCACGCGTctgcagaagaagaagctcCACCTCGCCCTCCGAGAGTTCGAACACCACTTCCACGCCCAGACTGGCAGGTAAAACAGTTTATTCCATTTCAATTAATACTTTGAATCAACTTGAAACATTTGGTATTTTCCATAGTTCAACAATGCGATgagaaaccaaaccaaaaaaaaccatAGAAAACAAGAAAGCTAGACCAAAGTAAGAGTTTGGTGGTCATGGTACATCCACATGAGAATACAGTGACGTTAATACAGCAGAGAGAGATGTTTCGAGAGAGAACGATAAACAGACAGCTGCATACGTACTGTACACTTTTTTTTCCTGTACATGTTTTGCAATTCTACAAAGTAAAATACAATAGGTCGTTGATTACAATACTTTAAATGTACACAGCTATCGGAGTAAGGCAACACAGGGACTATCAACCAGATATGAAAACTGCTGCAATCAGTTCTGAAAACTGATAGAGAAAATATTTGCATTCGAGTAACTTCTTTGCCCTTTTTAATCtctatattcttttttttaaaggactTGTCAGAAGGAGGACCGTGGACCAATGGACGAGGAGTACTGCCAGTACAAGAACGTCAAAGTGAAGCTCCGCCTACTGGAAGCCTTGCTCAGTAAACAACAGGACTCAACCCAGACCAGTTGAGAGTCACTCACAgtgggacttttattttgaaaagagctcttttattttttcatataaggaaataaaaaaaacaacaactaagaAATAAGTTGAGAATATATATCGTCATGGGTTTATCTCATGCCATGCTCATTATATAAGCACTTTAAATGACAATGACAAGGACATAAGTGATCGCAAAAGGACAACGCTAACTCAATTATTTTCACCAGCCTCCTGAACACATCCCTTTTTAAAGATACCGCCTCTTTCTCGGTGAAAGATTTGCAGTGCcattcttttttctttaaaagCTTCAACCTAAATATCTTCATAACATCAAGTTCATTTTAGTTACAAGCACTTCCTATGCGGCTGTATTGTATGGCACTTTGTTTGTtacttcctccccctcccctcttcattCATCTTGCCAAAACAGAGTTTGTAAAACATGGTACATAGTGTGAAATGCTGCATTTCAAAAGTGCTATCTTGGCAAGGACTTTTTTTTCTGAAATAATACACAATCTATCAAGACAATCCAGCATGTTTGTGCAtgagatttgtgtttgttttacattgTGCTATGATAAGCAATAGGGATTTCATAGTTGATATGAAGTGAAGCAAGTGACACGTCTACCTTGGAAATGGATGTTGCCAGTGTAGTGCAAATAATTTCAATTGTCAAATTGTTTATTTCCCCCTAAAGTTATCCTTGTTTGATTCCTATCTTCCAAGTGAAATGCCATTGTTGACATTTATAAGAGCGTATTGATATTGTGCACTTctggtttatatatatatttttttaatatatagatatatcaataaaaaataaatatttttttcacatCTACTCTGGTGAACATGGTTCTGCTTTCACATATCAGCAGAAACAAAGGACTGGTGTGTGGCTACGGGCGGGCACTGACAGGTTAAACACTCTGGACTCACTGCACTGAACCGCTTCATGCTTAAAAGACTGGAAACTAATGATCCTTCAAACATTGAGCTctgtgtcctttttttttttcttattttccatTACCTTTGGCATAAATAAAGATGACTTGATGCTGCAACCCAAATAGGTTGTAGTACCGGTCGTTGCCACTAGTAGGTAGTCAAATACAAAGTACAACCTTCTCTGAATTAATTTTTAAACACTTTGCACCAAAGACAGACGATAAAATGAGCTAAAAGTGAGCTAAAACGCACAAGCTTACTTTGACGACAGCTGACTAGAGTGAGCAGGTCAAGGATTGCGAGAAAATCGCAAATGACAGATCAAAAAAGAGAAAACGACAACTGTTTAAACAAAAGCGGATGAATACATGCATTAACCTGTTGAATGTCTACGTTTGGTTAGTACCGTTAAAGGGTTTGTGGAAGTTAGCCATAATCTGTTTCTAGCGAACGACAGACGCATGGGCGTTACGGTTTGATTGTGGAAAATCGGATGCATTCGCGTTAAGAATAATATCTGGGTGTGGTAGCGGTCTAGTATGCATCATGTTTAGTTTCTTTATGTTGCCCTGTTCAACGACCTCACTTCAAGGTCATGCTGTGACCTTTCAGGAGCATCCCTCTGCAGAGCGGTGAATATGCGGCGACaaacgtgtgtctgtctgtgtgtatcttccTCTTcagtccttccttcctttcttctctcttcctccacagTTTTCTTCGGGAAACGACGGTCTCTTAAGGATACAGAGGTGTGTCAGAGATATGTTTCTAGTGATGTCTGTTTGCATTTCTGCCAGTCTCCTAAATCTGCATTTGCATGcgcccacatgtgtgtgtataattctgcgtcgtctgtgtgtgtttgtgtaatgtctataagtgtgtgtgtgtgtgtttgtgtatgtgagatttctatatatactgtatatgtgtgtgtgtttgtgtgtctgcgtctgtgcaCTGCGTCAGCCTAGCGGCCCACGCTGATGTTGCAGGTCTTGCAGCTGGGGTCCTTCTTGGCGTTGAGCGTGGACATGCTCATCAGCTGGTGCCCGCTGATCTCCGCCACCGTGCCCCGCGCCAGCTCCAGCGGCTCGGTGTAGATCACCTCCAGGTTCACATCCTGGGCGTGGCGGAacacaagccccgccccctcgccccccgtgccgccgccgccctcctcctccgcccgcgTGCACGTGAGGAAGCGGTTGTCGGCGATGTCCAGCGCGGGCAGCCGCTGCTTGCAGAAGTCGTCGCCGGCGGAGCCCTGCGGcgccagcaccagcaccacgtAGTGGTAGGCCGTGTACATGCAATAGAAGTCCCCGAAGTACAGGTTGGTGCCGGGGTTGAAGAGGACCTCGGCCGGCACCTGGAAGCGCTGCCGGCCGTAGGGGGAGTCCTGCGGGGGCTTGCCCGTGTTGAACTCGGTGTTGCAGCTGAAGAAGAGCCCCTCCAGCTTGCCGCTGATGGGCGAGCCGTGGCTGCCGCTGTTGTCCTTCACCGATGGCAGCATGCGGCCGCCTTCAGActctctagggggggggggggggaacacacatAGAGAGATGTATGAGATCACCATGGTAATGTTGCTCTGTGGGGGAACGCATGCTGTGTTCTGGGTGACGCCGTGATTAGGGGTGAGGGTTGGTGGGGTTCAAATATAGGAGGGGGGAGCTCCCCCATTCGGTGCAtgaccctgacctctgacctctgacatGATGATTTCAGTAGTATCCTCCTACAGAGATGACCACTACACCTACAAATGTCCATCTTTTATTTGATGTGCCCTATTGCCCTAATCTGACATCACAGTCATCTTCTCACCGGTGTAGAGTCATCATGACCATAGGTAAGATCCCAAGACCGCACCACAGAGCAGAACCTTCCACAGAGCCTGGCCACTGGGCTGAGGAGTTGAATGAACCCCGGTATTCACCACctgtgctgcagctgctgctcttcCTCCGCTCAGCGGCGGATCATCAGAGCTCCCTCCACCAAGTGTAATTAAACGGCTATTGCTAACGGAGGTTGTAATCACGGTCATAATTGGCGCTTTGTTGTAACCATTATGGAATTATTCAGTGCCCACACAGGTCTTGAAATTGTGCCACCACACAAGCTACCCACCTCCCACCCACGCAATATCATTTATACccacagggggggggcagtttcCCGGCACCGTCAAGGACAACTTTGCCTAGCTTCATGGGAAGTGGAACTAGCaacagagatggaggggggaggagtcacaGATGATGTCAGACGCGTTCATAATTAACATCCAATCATCCCcagagtgtctgtctgtgccggTGGTGGTTCACACAGCATTTCCTCTTATGATGGAAGATTTTCAGAAATGCGGAGGGCAGCGTTGCTGGGAAAACGAGAGGGAAGCACCATTTTATAAATAAAAGATTGATGGTGGATTTAATATCTGCTATACTATTATACTGATATAATATTAACCCCAAAACCTCAAAAGCTGTTTTTGGACGTGGAATTTTCGTGGAGATTTACTTCTAGAAGGACTGGCCAAATAATGTAAAAACTTACTATGAATAAAACTACAAGATTACGTAGGGTAGTGGCTATAATAATTTCTACTATATCTATGTCACAACAGACTGGGGTTTTCGTTTTATTGATCGAATCCTAGAAAGGCTCCTATATAATGAGTCTTTCTTTGCAGGGGGCTCAGGATCTGAGCAGACTTGAGAAGCCACATGGGAGGCTGTGGGGTGCAGCAGTACCACAGTATCTGTGGCACAGTAACACAGTAACACGTGTGTTCTCACACGGACACGAGTGTGACTCGGTGCGCTGAACAAACAAGACCAGGCCGAGAGGGTGAGCAACATATGAATGTGGACCGGGTACCGTATGTCTGCAGCGGTCTGATGAAATGAGTGGCAACATGCTAAAAAGGGGGGTCATCTCGGATATCAGACTACGCCAGTGGTCTAGTGCACACAGCTCTGTTCCTAATCTGTGGGTAGGGATCAGGCTGTAATAGAGGGCTCCCTTGTAAAGGCAGTATTTACAGATCAGAGATGAGCAGCATGCCATCAGACATCCGCTGATGAATATGAATGTGTTCCTCTATTAGCATGTTGACAAAACACGCTACATGCTGAGTCACATTAAAATGGGATTCCGGAATGGCATAAGAGCAAACAGCCTTACTATACTTTGAAagtgtaaccctaacccaataataacatcaatattattattagtactaATATCCATAAATTAGTGCATGCATACATTGTTGCTTTGTTGTCCCTATTTTTAATGGTGAGCCTTGTCACAATATTAGATAGTCGTTTGACTGTTTACAGTACTAACATTGTATAAAGGTCCCATCACCGACTAAAATAAAGAAGTAATACTAAGAAATTacatagtattttttttatcataaaaTGTATTCTTTAACTTGCAGGTTGTAAGTTAGAttcccaatgtctgcagcctacctgtaagcatccttgagcaacatgcataacccctacctgctcgttAATTACCTGGATCAGAATGAGTCCCATTGGATCACAGCgacaagtgtgtgagtgagtgaatgagtgagtgggtTTACCTGGCGTGGTCAAAGTACTCTTTGTTCTGGTTCCTGTAGAAGACGGAAAAGCGCAGCATACGCCCAGAGATCACCTCCGCCTTCTGCAGCAGCTGGTTAAGATGGACGGTGGAGTAgtctagacacacacgcacacacacacacacacacacacacacacacacacacacacacacacacacacacacacacacacacacacacacacacacacacacacacacacacacacacacacaaacacacacacacacacacacaatgaaatagAAAGTATAGAAGGCTATGCTAATCAATATGCTGTAACTGATTACATCTTTCAATTTCTAAACATAATTATTGAGCAAGTTTGACCATGTATTCCTAACTTTTTCGATAAACAGTTTTTGTTCAAATTAACATGCCTGTGAAATTAATAAGAAACCTTATGAAACAAAAGTAAGGAACAGAATGCCTTTATGGCTGCATGATTTCTACAATAGCAATACATATACAGACTTCCCTATCTAAAGAAAAAGGAGTATACATGGATATATTAATGACATATACATTGTATTCAATTGTTAAGTGTTCATAGCTTGAGATAGCGATTATGATGGTTAATTAAAAAACGCTTTCTCTGGACAGCAGTTTGTCcgttctgggctactgtagaaaaATGGcattgcaacatggcggcctccGTAGAAGAGGCTACTTATGAAGATTAAAGGGCTCATTCGAAGATATTGACAACACAGAGATTCCTATTTTTAATGTGATTATATAATAATTTGACGTACTTAAACATACTTATTATACATACATCAATGTTTTAGTGTGTTTCAAGTACTCTCCATTTCTGCAGAGTCTGCGCTATAGATGCTACTAAATTATATGCAACACACCTTAAACCTTCTCCATCCTCCTCGCTCGTATCCTCTCTTCCtgtccctcttcttcctcccccaccatcaccccagGCCTCCCAGCGGCACCCTCCCCACACTCACGctatcctcccctccccaccaatCCTGTCCAGCAATCGCCCCTCCCGTCAAGACCAATCCTGTCCagcttccctcccctcctgacCAATCCTGTCCAGCCATCCATCAACCCAGGAGGCGTATACCGCTGGTGTTAAACCCACTGACCTCTCTGCTGCATCCAATATTGCTTCACTCAGCCTCGTCCTCAatccccccatcctcctctctcctcctccaatcCCATCCTTCCtatccatctctccttctccgtTTCGTCACCCTTttgcctcctccccctccccctccctttaaATAAGTGTTATTGCATATCTATTGGTAGAACATCTCCACAGACACTGAAGAGGTCAGAGACAGGTTCGCCCCGTGGGCACCCATTCTGCGGCTGTAGAGTCGACACTCATTGTAAAATCCATACGTAAAGCCCATCCATGTTCTGCACCCACCTATTGTAGGGTGTGAGTGTGGAGGCCAGGTCCCTGTTGACTATGCACATGAGGCAGGCAGACACCCCCAAGGGCTCACAACGGACATCTGTAACACTTAAAGGGCAACGTGAGGCCTTCAATTAGCCCATGGTGTATGTCTATGTGGAGGTGTAAGGCAGCTGGAATAACCAGTGGAGACGACCCACACGATAAGagggaaagacacacacacgcacgcacgcacgcacacacacacacacacacacacacacacacacacacacacacacacacacacacacacacacacacacacacacacacacacacacacacacacacacacacacacacacacacacacacacacacacatccctgcaGAATGCACCGAATGTCATTTTCATATCCATCCATCTTAatgaagatggatggatggatggatggatggatggatggatggactcCTCCTGGTAGGATTGTGATGGGCAACAATCCAGAAGCCCCTTTCCCTTGGCAGCTTCCTCAATATACTCCCATGGGAGACATTACCAGGCCAGCCCAGACACCCCCCTCTGGCCC
Above is a window of Gadus morhua chromosome 15, gadMor3.0, whole genome shotgun sequence DNA encoding:
- the LOC115559799 gene encoding phytanoyl-CoA hydroxylase-interacting protein-like — protein: MEVPGLAHNITSPMSPCEGMIKDLSLDALQLCERDGSKSQDISEVEELPVAQNIKISNITCDSFKICWDMDPKVKDRITHYFIDLNKKENKNSNKFKHKDVPTKLVAKAVPLPMTVRGHWFLSPRTEYTVAVQTASKQPDGDYAVSEWSEIIEFCTADYSTVHLNQLLQKAEVISGRMLRFSVFYRNQNKEYFDHARESEGGRMLPSVKDNSGSHGSPISGKLEGLFFSCNTEFNTGKPPQDSPYGRQRFQVPAEVLFNPGTNLYFGDFYCMYTAYHYVVLVLAPQGSAGDDFCKQRLPALDIADNRFLTCTRAEEEGGGGTGGEGAGLVFRHAQDVNLEVIYTEPLELARGTVAEISGHQLMSMSTLNAKKDPSCKTCNISVGR